CTTGCATTACTTATAActtccaactttttttttcttctgcaaGGTAATGGCTATTGGGGATGGAGAAAATGACATAGAAATGCTACAGCTAGCATCATTGGGTGTTGCGCTTGCAAATGGGTCTGAGAGGACGAAAGCAGTGGCAAATATAATTGGTGCCACTAATGATGAAGATGGAGTCGCACAGGCTATTTACGACTATGCTTTCTAACAGCTGCTAACTCTAAGGAGTAATGGGGTGGGATAGGATTATCTACTCTTCGGTTCTCCCCAGTGCCCTGGATTCACCgtataacaaaaattaatcacacatCCATCCACAAGATAATGCTGGGATGTGATCTGAAACCCCTGTTGGAGTGAAAAACATTTGAATTATTAGGCTTTGGTTTATTTTTGGCTTTGCGAAAGTTCATGACCAGCCATGCACCTGTGTGTTtggaatatttatataattgtattcattttcttttcatctttGATGACCAAGGATTGCCTTTACGTTTCTGTtaagctgttttttttttccataacaaAGGTAACTGGATGTATCACAGACTCATGCTTCAAAATTCAGAGATAGAAGATTGTTCATCAGCCCTAGACAGTTGAATGAAAAATTCAGTTTAGTTATTTACAAACAGAATTGATGTCTTCATGAACAAAATGATTCTCTGTAGATGGCAGAGAAAGAAATCCTCTTACATCTGCGACAGGCTAATATGCTTGTCAACAAAATCctcaaaaaaagaacagaCCTGAAACCctgacaaaaagaaaacatttcaATGGTGTCCCTACTGATGGTATCCATTTTTGTGTACAGGAATTGGGGGAGGCCTATAGAGCATGTTCTTGGTGTTATTCCTAGCCATCAGATTTGCGCAAGAACTTCCAGAGGACTTCTTGGCTATTGATGTGCTGTTTGCTCCAGGTATATGACAAGCTTGCTGGTTCCCATCCAGTGCTACATAGCTCTTTGATGATTTGATCTTCTTGTATGGACTCTCTTTCTTGCGTAGATCCTCTAGGCATCTCACCTCGGACAAACATGCAAATGATTGAGATTTCCCGTCGTAGTATTTGGACAATCCTTT
This is a stretch of genomic DNA from Oryza brachyantha chromosome 1, ObraRS2, whole genome shotgun sequence. It encodes these proteins:
- the LOC102707722 gene encoding uncharacterized protein LOC102707722; translated protein: MSKFGGAAVLPVYHEEEDEDLFETSSSISGDSDDEAQFSDSEEAEAQEYQFAQQAASQATRLNSVSLYDLSSMMAQLPVKKGLSKYYDGKSQSFACLSEVRCLEDLRKKESPYKKIKSSKSYVALDGNQQACHIPGANSTSIAKKSSGSSCANLMARNNTKNMLYRPPPIPVHKNGYHQ